In Gordonia phthalatica, one genomic interval encodes:
- a CDS encoding NAD(P)H-quinone oxidoreductase → MDAIVVDDATKELVIAPVPTPVPAPGEVLVRVAAAGVNRADLMQRQGLYPPPPGITDIMGMEVSGTVVALGDGVDETALGTEVCALIAGGGYAQYVVVPATQILPVPDGIPLVEAAALPEVASTVWSTIVMDAGLTAGETLLIHGGGSGIGTHAIQVAKALGATVVVTVGSEGKAQRCRELGADVVINYREQDFAAEMSGRADVILDIMGGSYLSRNVEALAVGGRLVIIGMQGGFTGEVNVGALIGKRARIIGLNVRNRPLEGSGSKAEIVAAVTADEWPLVERGLIRPVVSAVLPLARADEAQSMLDSSTSVGKVLLTPERSRTDG, encoded by the coding sequence ATGGATGCGATCGTCGTCGACGACGCGACGAAGGAACTGGTCATCGCACCCGTCCCGACGCCGGTGCCCGCCCCCGGCGAGGTCCTGGTCCGGGTCGCCGCGGCGGGCGTCAACCGCGCCGACCTGATGCAGCGGCAGGGCCTGTATCCGCCGCCTCCGGGAATCACCGACATCATGGGGATGGAGGTCTCGGGAACGGTCGTAGCCCTCGGCGACGGCGTGGACGAGACCGCCCTGGGAACCGAGGTCTGCGCGCTCATCGCCGGCGGCGGCTACGCGCAATACGTGGTCGTACCCGCGACGCAGATCCTGCCCGTCCCCGACGGGATCCCGCTCGTCGAGGCGGCGGCCCTCCCCGAAGTCGCGAGCACCGTGTGGTCGACCATCGTCATGGACGCCGGGCTCACTGCGGGCGAGACCCTCTTGATCCACGGCGGCGGCAGCGGCATCGGCACGCACGCGATCCAGGTCGCCAAGGCACTCGGAGCGACGGTCGTCGTCACCGTCGGATCCGAGGGCAAGGCGCAGCGCTGCCGCGAACTCGGCGCCGACGTCGTCATCAACTACCGGGAACAGGACTTCGCCGCTGAGATGTCCGGTCGTGCCGACGTGATCCTCGACATCATGGGCGGCAGCTACCTGTCGCGCAACGTCGAGGCCCTCGCCGTCGGCGGACGCCTGGTGATCATCGGCATGCAGGGCGGATTCACCGGTGAGGTCAACGTCGGAGCGTTGATCGGCAAACGCGCCCGCATCATCGGCCTCAACGTTCGGAACCGCCCACTCGAAGGCTCGGGCTCCAAGGCCGAGATCGTCGCGGCGGTCACCGCGGACGAGTGGCCCCTCGTCGAGCGCGGCCTGATCCGACCCGTCGTGTCCGCGGTCCTGCCCTTGGCGCGCGCCGACGAGGCGCAGTCGATGCTCGACTCATCCACGTCGGTGGGCAAGGTCCTGCTGACACCCGAGAGGAGCCGGACCGATGGCTGA
- a CDS encoding acetoacetate decarboxylase family protein, whose amino-acid sequence MQIENRDTVTTELGERTVAVPAGGLFDRYRMNPDLDQIASDPRVENVDFFRSLTKTRVDSPIGETMTPNFYYAMSTARLTMLAPTSAIRAQLPDDLAPLEVVPGVGLASVMFFRYDVCDIDFYTEAAVGVAVRPARHAGPGVVDLASSLVNDHLHTYVLALPVNTEIAQVRGHDGYGFPKWVTDLDVTIDDDRVSATVFGAGGDVDVAFSATTPRQKRHRSGSRVSGLTSYTRLGDAWQSTFNQTNVLASGSALLPRGHDLTVGEGRMADSLRSLRPGRAVRLDVNTRAQAALHMPAPISVATR is encoded by the coding sequence ATGCAGATCGAAAACCGTGACACGGTCACGACGGAACTCGGCGAGCGGACGGTCGCCGTTCCCGCAGGCGGTCTGTTCGACCGTTACCGGATGAACCCCGACCTCGACCAGATCGCGAGCGATCCCCGGGTCGAGAACGTCGACTTCTTCCGATCGCTCACCAAGACGCGTGTCGACTCGCCGATCGGCGAGACGATGACGCCGAACTTCTACTACGCCATGTCGACCGCGCGGTTGACGATGCTCGCGCCGACCTCGGCCATCCGCGCACAGCTGCCGGACGACCTCGCACCGCTCGAGGTCGTGCCCGGCGTCGGTCTCGCCTCGGTGATGTTCTTCCGTTACGACGTGTGCGACATCGACTTCTACACGGAGGCCGCGGTCGGCGTCGCCGTCCGCCCCGCTCGACACGCCGGTCCGGGCGTCGTCGACCTGGCGTCCTCGCTCGTCAACGACCACCTCCACACCTACGTTCTCGCGCTCCCGGTCAACACCGAGATCGCCCAGGTCCGCGGACACGACGGTTACGGCTTCCCCAAATGGGTCACTGACCTCGACGTCACGATCGACGACGACCGCGTGTCGGCCACCGTGTTCGGCGCCGGCGGAGACGTCGACGTCGCCTTCTCGGCGACGACGCCCCGCCAGAAGCGGCACCGAAGCGGGAGTCGGGTGTCGGGACTGACCTCGTACACCCGCCTCGGCGACGCCTGGCAGTCGACGTTCAACCAGACCAACGTGCTCGCCTCCGGCAGCGCACTGCTCCCCCGCGGCCACGACCTCACCGTCGGCGAGGGCCGGATGGCCGACAGCCTCCGGTCGCTGCGCCCGGGCCGTGCCGTCCGTCTGGACGTCAACACGCGAGCTCAGGCTGCCCTGCACATGCCCGCCCCGATCTCGGTGGCCACCCGATGA
- a CDS encoding oxygenase MpaB family protein gives MSSTDPLAPGTVGRWVAGHPLVLVYANVPALIMPTLHPKIAHVLKEKDRAINGSEELVDLQASARRLFSTYEMLMGIVFAGPESDDVAHGLYELHRPIAGTMPDGAPYHAWNKDVWNWTWGSILKGGIDIADEFGLLRSDDEREDAYRGMVEIGRRYGVRSLPETYAEFVAYWQPIVDETLEVGPEVQFIVDHALHLAKPRGWTLVPDALWTVLSLPLARSIRVGVLAGVPDKFHADMGLRITAFDRLERRAHGAFWRAVPRAVSGQFAPTYFAVRRRFGNPGWRTVYSRETLAEQRADADEARLSGCPMHRADETTERETSHAHA, from the coding sequence ATGAGCAGCACCGATCCCCTCGCACCCGGCACCGTCGGCCGCTGGGTGGCCGGCCATCCGCTGGTCCTCGTGTACGCGAACGTTCCCGCATTGATCATGCCCACCCTGCATCCGAAGATCGCGCACGTCCTCAAGGAGAAGGATCGCGCGATCAACGGCTCGGAGGAGCTCGTCGATCTGCAGGCCTCGGCGCGACGACTCTTCAGCACCTACGAGATGTTGATGGGCATCGTCTTCGCCGGTCCCGAGAGCGACGACGTGGCCCATGGGCTCTATGAACTCCATCGCCCGATCGCAGGCACAATGCCCGACGGTGCGCCCTACCACGCGTGGAACAAGGACGTGTGGAACTGGACCTGGGGCTCCATCCTCAAGGGCGGCATCGACATCGCCGACGAGTTCGGTCTGCTGCGCTCCGACGACGAACGCGAAGACGCGTACCGCGGCATGGTCGAGATCGGCCGACGCTACGGCGTGCGCAGTCTGCCGGAGACCTACGCGGAGTTCGTCGCCTACTGGCAGCCCATCGTCGACGAGACGCTCGAAGTGGGACCCGAAGTGCAGTTCATCGTGGACCACGCGCTGCACCTCGCGAAGCCGCGCGGCTGGACGCTGGTCCCCGACGCTCTGTGGACGGTCCTGTCGCTCCCGCTCGCCCGGAGCATCCGGGTCGGCGTCCTCGCGGGGGTGCCCGACAAGTTCCATGCCGACATGGGCCTACGAATCACCGCGTTCGACCGGCTGGAACGTCGCGCGCACGGAGCCTTCTGGCGAGCAGTCCCGCGTGCGGTCAGCGGGCAGTTCGCGCCGACCTATTTCGCAGTGCGTCGACGTTTCGGCAACCCCGGCTGGCGGACCGTGTACTCGCGCGAGACTCTCGCCGAGCAGCGGGCCGACGCCGACGAGGCCCGGCTGAGCGGGTGTCCGATGCACCGTGCAGACGAGACGACGGAGCGGGAGACTTCGCATGCCCACGCATGA
- a CDS encoding enoyl-CoA hydratase/isomerase family protein: MVNSTRDGVVTICDLGDGENPLDPDRVGALHDVLDELGAADGPGALVTTGTGRFYSTGLVPDLFLEPGYLDSVQRLLARLLVSSTPTVVAAPGHVCAGGLLLALAHDHRVMRADRGYACLPEALLGFPFLPGMSALVGARLAPPTAHAAMVTAHRYDGPAAVEAGIIDQLADADRVLEAAVAKATELAPMRGDNLAGIKAGLYRDVVALLAEPALSRVGGGASR, translated from the coding sequence ATGGTGAATTCAACACGTGACGGTGTGGTGACGATCTGCGACCTCGGCGACGGCGAGAACCCGTTGGATCCGGACCGCGTCGGCGCGCTCCACGACGTGCTCGACGAGCTCGGTGCGGCCGACGGTCCAGGTGCGCTGGTCACGACCGGCACCGGTCGCTTCTACTCGACCGGCCTGGTTCCCGATCTGTTCCTCGAACCCGGATATCTCGACTCGGTGCAGCGCCTGCTCGCCCGACTCCTGGTCTCGTCGACGCCGACGGTCGTCGCGGCACCCGGGCACGTCTGCGCAGGCGGCCTGCTCCTGGCGCTCGCCCACGACCACCGCGTCATGCGTGCCGACCGGGGCTACGCGTGCCTCCCCGAGGCGCTCCTCGGCTTCCCGTTCCTTCCCGGGATGAGTGCTCTGGTCGGGGCCCGACTCGCCCCTCCCACCGCACACGCGGCGATGGTCACGGCTCATCGCTACGACGGCCCCGCGGCGGTCGAGGCGGGGATCATCGATCAACTCGCCGACGCCGACCGGGTCCTCGAAGCGGCGGTCGCGAAGGCGACCGAGCTCGCGCCGATGCGCGGCGACAACCTCGCGGGCATCAAGGCGGGCCTGTACCGCGACGTCGTCGCCCTCCTCGCCGAACCGGCCCTGTCGCGCGTGGGCGGAGGAGCATCCCGATGA
- a CDS encoding PaaX family transcriptional regulator C-terminal domain-containing protein — MTSDLVPSVSARSAVLSLLLGVQPPSLSAREIVGAMGLFGIAESTTRVALTRMTSNGDLTRIDGVYTLSERLIRRQHDSRPPDRVDWDGTWEMAVITTVGRSAANRTALRATLRSLRVGELREGVWMRPANLRRPWPDDALRVSTRFDATPTGDPAELVRRLWDVDTWAARGFAYLDAIAEAGDEPTRFVTMVAAVNHLNTDPLLPPELRPKRWPGEAITAVYDEYRAWLTEQRDEAFAPETH; from the coding sequence ATGACCAGCGACCTCGTGCCCTCCGTCTCCGCGCGTTCCGCGGTGCTCAGCCTGCTGCTCGGCGTCCAGCCACCCAGCCTGAGCGCCCGCGAGATCGTCGGCGCGATGGGCCTGTTCGGCATCGCGGAGTCGACGACCCGCGTCGCACTCACCCGCATGACCTCGAACGGCGACCTGACCAGGATCGACGGGGTCTACACACTGTCCGAGCGGTTGATCCGGCGCCAGCACGACAGCCGGCCGCCCGACCGCGTGGACTGGGACGGCACCTGGGAGATGGCGGTGATCACCACCGTCGGGCGCAGCGCCGCCAACCGAACCGCGCTGCGGGCTACGCTGCGCAGCCTGCGCGTGGGGGAGTTGCGCGAGGGCGTCTGGATGCGCCCGGCCAACCTTCGTCGACCGTGGCCCGACGACGCACTCCGCGTGTCGACCAGATTCGACGCCACACCGACCGGCGACCCTGCGGAGCTGGTGCGCCGACTGTGGGACGTCGACACCTGGGCCGCTCGCGGTTTCGCGTACCTCGACGCGATCGCGGAAGCCGGCGACGAGCCCACCCGATTCGTCACCATGGTCGCGGCGGTGAACCACCTCAACACCGATCCGCTACTGCCACCGGAACTGCGGCCGAAGCGGTGGCCCGGAGAAGCGATCACCGCGGTCTACGACGAGTACCGGGCCTGGCTCACCGAGCAGCGCGACGAAGCCTTCGCCCCCGAGACTCACTGA
- a CDS encoding MarR family winged helix-turn-helix transcriptional regulator: protein MSTPRWLSDDEYAAWRAYLDATRLLLTALDQQLVRDAGLSFTDFELLVALSEAPDRRLRMSSLADAVMTTRSAVTRAMVRLVDAGWVKRTPCADDKRGAWANLTEAGAAKLAEAAPGHVEAVRGDLVDLLDPAELAALASGFTKVRQRLA from the coding sequence ATGAGCACTCCGCGATGGCTGTCCGACGACGAGTACGCCGCCTGGCGCGCCTACCTCGACGCGACCCGCCTGCTGTTGACCGCTCTCGATCAGCAGCTCGTTCGCGACGCCGGCCTCTCGTTCACCGACTTCGAGCTCCTCGTCGCCCTGTCCGAGGCGCCGGATCGGCGACTGCGCATGAGTTCGCTCGCGGACGCGGTCATGACCACGCGGAGTGCGGTGACGCGCGCGATGGTGCGGCTGGTCGACGCCGGCTGGGTGAAGCGGACGCCGTGCGCCGACGACAAGCGTGGGGCGTGGGCCAATCTCACTGAAGCGGGCGCGGCGAAACTCGCGGAGGCCGCCCCGGGGCACGTCGAGGCGGTTCGCGGCGATCTGGTGGATCTCCTCGACCCTGCCGAACTGGCCGCCCTCGCTTCGGGTTTCACCAAGGTGCGGCAGCGGTTGGCCTAG
- a CDS encoding VOC family protein yields MSTTEEQQRSREFAAQRDTLREQYLQPAESRPASSARGLHHTALVSSDVEATIRFYQGILEFPLTELIENRDYPGSSHFFFDIGNGNLLAFFDFPGLDVGPYQEVLGGLHHVAISVEPSRWEILREKLTAAGVELVEHSEVSLYFRDPDGARIELIADPLGEMYGDKVL; encoded by the coding sequence ATGTCCACCACCGAAGAACAGCAGCGGTCCCGCGAGTTCGCCGCCCAACGCGACACTCTGCGTGAGCAGTACCTGCAACCGGCCGAGAGCCGCCCGGCGTCGTCGGCCCGCGGCCTGCATCACACAGCCCTCGTCAGCAGCGATGTGGAAGCCACGATCCGCTTCTACCAGGGGATCCTCGAGTTCCCCTTGACCGAGCTGATCGAGAACCGCGACTACCCGGGGTCGTCGCACTTCTTCTTCGACATCGGCAACGGCAACCTGCTGGCCTTCTTCGACTTCCCGGGCCTCGACGTCGGCCCCTACCAGGAGGTTCTGGGCGGACTGCACCACGTCGCGATCAGCGTGGAACCATCCCGATGGGAAATCCTTCGCGAAAAGCTGACCGCCGCCGGCGTCGAGCTGGTGGAGCACAGCGAGGTGTCGCTGTACTTCCGCGACCCCGACGGTGCCCGCATCGAACTCATCGCCGACCCGCTCGGCGAGATGTACGGCGACAAGGTCCTCTGA
- a CDS encoding alpha/beta hydrolase — MVGSSDATRPHSWRPGTSPTLLALHGTGGDERSLLPLAERIAPDAAVLAPRGTVREGDLNRHFRRHAEGVLDAENLYAQTDALADFLRSFGADHGVVPGEVIAVGFSNGANIATSLLARHRDLIRAAILIGAMPIPLEVPLAAEALAGLPVAIVNGDVDELVSPADTAALHSLLADAGATVTVLDHRGGHEIPETRLDDLAAFITTSKEPLR; from the coding sequence ATGGTGGGATCGTCGGACGCGACGCGCCCGCACAGCTGGCGCCCCGGCACGTCGCCGACCCTCCTGGCGTTGCACGGCACGGGCGGCGACGAACGCAGCCTCCTGCCGCTCGCCGAGCGGATCGCTCCCGACGCCGCCGTCCTCGCCCCGCGCGGAACGGTGCGGGAGGGCGACTTGAACCGGCACTTCCGGCGTCACGCCGAGGGCGTGCTCGACGCCGAGAACCTGTACGCGCAGACCGACGCGCTGGCTGACTTCCTCCGTTCGTTCGGCGCCGACCACGGCGTGGTGCCGGGGGAGGTGATCGCCGTCGGCTTCTCGAACGGCGCCAACATCGCCACCTCGCTGCTGGCCCGGCACCGCGACCTGATCCGTGCCGCGATCCTGATCGGCGCGATGCCGATACCGCTCGAGGTGCCGCTCGCAGCGGAGGCTCTCGCCGGACTGCCGGTCGCGATCGTCAACGGCGACGTCGACGAACTCGTCTCGCCCGCCGACACCGCCGCCCTCCATTCCCTGCTCGCGGACGCCGGCGCCACCGTCACTGTCCTCGACCACCGCGGCGGACACGAGATCCCCGAGACACGACTCGACGACCTCGCCGCCTTCATCACGACCTCGAAGGAGCCGCTCCGATGA
- a CDS encoding maleylacetate reductase has protein sequence METFTYTAHPSRIVFGSGTVAHLPAEVDRLGGSRALLIASDRHRAPVAAALGDRVVADFADAAMHTPVDVTDRALILAQDRGVDIVVAVGGGSAVGLSKALAARAGYPQAVVPTTYAGSEVTPVLGETENGVKTTRSGPEILPETVVYDVDLTRGLPAGLTVVSAVNALAHAVEALYSRDANPATSAVAVEAVERLSRGVRTVSVAPTDLDGRTDLLVGAWLAGTCLASAGMGLHHKLCHVLGGSFGMPHAPTHTVILPHAMRYNAEAAPAAMARVAAALGVDDAPRGVFDLVTAVDGPTGLTQFGFTADDVPRAVEIAMRQQYPNPAALTSEGLTRLLTNAVEGRRP, from the coding sequence ATGGAGACCTTCACCTACACCGCCCACCCGTCCCGGATCGTCTTCGGCAGCGGGACCGTGGCGCACCTGCCCGCCGAGGTCGATCGCCTCGGCGGCAGCCGCGCACTGCTGATCGCGAGCGACCGGCACCGCGCTCCGGTGGCGGCCGCACTCGGCGATCGCGTCGTCGCGGACTTCGCCGACGCCGCCATGCACACGCCGGTCGACGTCACCGACCGCGCGCTGATCCTGGCTCAGGACCGCGGCGTCGACATCGTCGTCGCGGTCGGCGGCGGGAGCGCCGTCGGACTGTCGAAGGCACTCGCTGCCCGCGCCGGGTACCCGCAGGCCGTGGTGCCGACGACGTACGCGGGGTCCGAGGTGACGCCGGTTCTCGGCGAGACCGAGAACGGCGTCAAGACCACGCGTTCCGGACCGGAGATCCTGCCCGAGACCGTCGTCTACGACGTCGACCTGACCCGCGGACTGCCCGCCGGGCTCACCGTCGTCAGCGCCGTCAACGCGCTCGCGCACGCGGTCGAGGCGCTGTACAGTCGCGATGCGAATCCGGCGACGAGTGCGGTGGCGGTGGAGGCTGTCGAACGGCTCTCGCGCGGGGTGCGCACGGTGAGCGTGGCTCCCACGGACCTGGACGGTCGTACCGATCTGCTGGTCGGCGCCTGGCTGGCGGGAACCTGCCTGGCGAGCGCCGGAATGGGCCTGCACCACAAGCTCTGTCACGTCCTGGGCGGCAGCTTCGGGATGCCGCACGCGCCGACCCACACCGTGATCCTCCCGCACGCGATGCGCTACAACGCCGAGGCCGCGCCCGCCGCGATGGCACGGGTGGCGGCGGCGCTCGGCGTCGACGACGCGCCCCGCGGTGTCTTCGACCTCGTGACAGCGGTGGACGGCCCCACCGGCCTCACTCAGTTCGGCTTCACCGCCGACGACGTCCCGCGTGCCGTGGAGATCGCGATGCGGCAGCAGTACCCGAACCCGGCCGCGTTGACATCCGAGGGGTTGACCCGCCTGCTCACGAACGCGGTCGAGGGTCGCCGACCCTGA
- the speB gene encoding agmatinase, with amino-acid sequence MSDHDTPVGPVDATVIPRFAGPATFARLPRIDEVDQTALEGGIAILGMPFDAGTSYRPGARFGPGHIRASSKLLRPFHPGLGVSPFAVHQVVDAGDLALNPFDIPEALATIESGVVALRRRGMRVITLGGDHTVALPILRAVAADVGPVAVIHFDAHLDTWDTYFGAPFTHGTPFRRASEEGLLDLRRCVHVGTRGPLYSEHDLRDDAILGFRVITADDYETDGVAGVAETLRRRVGDGPVYVSVDVDVLDPAFAPGTGTPEAGGLSSRELLGTLRRLAGLNLLGADVVEVSPAYDHAEVTGIAAAHIVYELLAVMAVRVGDPRPRS; translated from the coding sequence ATGTCCGATCACGACACGCCGGTCGGTCCGGTCGACGCCACGGTGATCCCACGGTTCGCTGGCCCCGCCACCTTCGCGCGGCTGCCGAGGATCGACGAGGTCGACCAGACGGCTCTGGAGGGCGGGATCGCGATCCTGGGCATGCCGTTCGACGCGGGCACGTCGTACCGACCGGGCGCCCGCTTCGGCCCCGGACACATTCGGGCGTCGTCGAAGCTCCTGCGTCCGTTCCACCCGGGGCTCGGCGTGTCACCATTCGCAGTGCACCAGGTGGTCGACGCCGGCGATCTCGCCCTCAATCCCTTCGACATCCCGGAGGCGCTCGCCACGATCGAGTCGGGGGTCGTCGCGCTGCGCCGCCGAGGGATGCGGGTGATCACGCTCGGCGGCGACCACACCGTCGCCCTGCCGATCCTGCGGGCCGTCGCCGCGGACGTCGGACCCGTGGCCGTGATCCACTTCGACGCCCACCTCGACACATGGGACACGTACTTCGGTGCGCCCTTCACCCACGGCACGCCGTTTCGGCGCGCCAGTGAAGAAGGGCTGCTCGACCTGCGACGCTGCGTCCACGTCGGCACCCGCGGACCTCTGTACTCCGAGCACGACCTGCGCGACGATGCCATTCTCGGCTTCCGCGTCATCACCGCCGACGACTACGAGACCGACGGCGTCGCGGGCGTCGCCGAGACGCTACGCAGGCGAGTCGGCGACGGCCCGGTGTACGTCTCGGTCGACGTAGACGTGCTCGATCCGGCGTTCGCGCCCGGAACCGGGACACCCGAGGCCGGAGGCCTGAGCTCCCGCGAACTCCTCGGCACCCTGCGGAGGTTGGCCGGGCTGAACCTGCTGGGTGCCGACGTCGTCGAGGTCTCCCCCGCCTACGACCACGCCGAAGTGACCGGCATCGCCGCCGCCCACATCGTCTACGAGCTCCTCGCGGTGATGGCGGTCAGGGTCGGCGACCCTCGACCGCGTTCGTGA
- a CDS encoding nitrilase-related carbon-nitrogen hydrolase, whose amino-acid sequence MRIAMFQGPAASDVAGSLDEVAAAAADAAARGAEILVCAELTCTGYREHRTAEPRPDDGPRGPIATAMAQAARDAGLAIAYGYSELDQTDDVLLHNSVAVIGRGGDVLAHYRKTHLYRPTGGADGSPDDRPFVPGTDLVVQFPLGGLTCGVLICYDVEFPEAVRAHALAGTDWLLVPTALAHPDTQVATVLVPARAIESQMFVTYVNRVGTEHRDDAGNRDGGGAPVVYCGLSCTVGPDGVELSRAGDVPVVLVTDLDPERLAASRRRNPYLRDRRVDLYRGPS is encoded by the coding sequence ATGCGGATCGCGATGTTCCAGGGCCCGGCGGCGTCGGATGTCGCCGGGTCACTGGACGAGGTCGCCGCGGCTGCCGCCGACGCCGCCGCCCGGGGTGCGGAGATCCTGGTGTGCGCCGAACTGACGTGCACCGGTTACCGCGAGCACCGGACCGCCGAGCCGCGTCCCGATGACGGCCCCCGCGGACCGATCGCGACGGCGATGGCGCAGGCCGCCCGCGACGCCGGACTCGCCATCGCTTACGGCTACTCCGAGCTCGACCAGACCGACGACGTCCTCCTGCACAACTCGGTCGCCGTCATCGGTCGCGGCGGTGACGTCCTCGCGCACTATCGGAAGACCCATTTGTACCGACCGACCGGCGGCGCGGACGGCTCTCCCGACGATCGCCCCTTCGTTCCCGGTACCGACCTGGTGGTGCAGTTCCCGCTCGGCGGACTGACGTGCGGCGTCCTGATCTGCTACGACGTCGAGTTCCCTGAGGCGGTCCGGGCTCACGCCCTGGCGGGGACCGATTGGCTGCTGGTTCCGACCGCGCTCGCACACCCGGACACGCAGGTCGCCACCGTCCTGGTCCCGGCCCGCGCCATCGAGAGTCAGATGTTCGTCACGTACGTGAATCGGGTGGGCACCGAACACCGAGACGACGCCGGGAACCGCGACGGGGGCGGCGCTCCCGTCGTCTATTGCGGACTGAGCTGCACCGTCGGTCCCGACGGGGTGGAATTGTCCCGCGCGGGCGACGTACCGGTCGTGCTGGTGACCGACCTGGATCCCGAGAGGCTCGCCGCGTCTCGTCGCCGCAATCCGTACCTTCGCGACCGGCGGGTGGACCTGTACCGAGGGCCGTCGTGA
- a CDS encoding flavin monoamine oxidase family protein, with translation MIGPDFPFPYDDFRGHPAGLGSIPNAARGTPIAVIGAGLSGTVVAYELARMGLRPVVYEAEEIGGRMRSSSFDGHPGTVAEMGAMRFPSSSTTLFGYLDEMGLRTVPFPNPLAAATPDTVIDLKGITVHGRTLDDLPEVFARVARAWDATLEDGADITALRTALRARDTGAVAALWHRLVQRYDDTSFYRFLADSPHLRSFADRELFGQVGFGTGGWDTDFSNSILEVLRVVATAADEDHRGIVGGCRRLPRALWSHPLRSAVGRPAGASVAGLHDGGVPRPAVTDIARSPSGSITITDATGETAEYPAVVNTAPVWLLLSTIRCDESLFDALHWSAIERTHYMGSSKVFVLVDRPFWRDREPRTGRYPMSMTLTDRMPRGVYLMDGALSGTDSEDGGDDGPAVICLSYTWTDDSLKLLPLDATERMELMLTSLSRIYPDLDLRSRIIAPPLTVSWETERNFMGAFRANLPGHYRYQERLFTHFMQDDFEAPHRGIFLAGDDISWTAGWAEGAVQTALNAVWGVMHHLGGACWPDNPGPGDRFAELRPLRLPD, from the coding sequence ATGATCGGGCCCGACTTCCCGTTCCCGTACGACGATTTCCGTGGCCACCCGGCCGGGCTCGGCTCGATCCCGAACGCCGCACGCGGCACACCCATCGCCGTGATCGGCGCGGGCCTGTCGGGGACGGTCGTCGCCTACGAACTCGCTCGGATGGGGCTGCGGCCGGTGGTCTACGAGGCCGAGGAGATCGGCGGACGGATGCGGTCTTCGTCGTTCGACGGGCATCCCGGCACCGTCGCCGAGATGGGCGCGATGCGCTTCCCGTCGTCGTCCACCACGCTGTTCGGGTATCTCGACGAGATGGGCCTGCGCACCGTTCCGTTCCCGAACCCGCTCGCCGCGGCCACGCCCGACACGGTCATCGACTTGAAGGGGATCACCGTTCACGGACGTACGCTGGACGATCTCCCCGAGGTGTTCGCTCGCGTCGCCCGCGCATGGGACGCGACCCTGGAGGACGGCGCGGACATCACCGCACTCCGGACGGCGCTTCGTGCCCGCGACACCGGCGCCGTCGCCGCACTGTGGCATCGGCTGGTGCAGCGGTACGACGACACCAGCTTCTACCGATTCCTCGCCGACTCGCCACACCTGCGGTCGTTCGCCGATCGCGAGCTGTTCGGCCAGGTCGGCTTCGGCACCGGCGGGTGGGACACCGACTTCTCGAACTCGATCCTCGAGGTCCTCCGCGTGGTCGCGACCGCCGCCGACGAGGATCACCGCGGCATCGTCGGCGGATGCCGGCGGTTGCCGCGCGCCCTGTGGTCGCACCCGCTGCGCAGCGCCGTCGGCCGCCCGGCCGGCGCCTCCGTGGCGGGGCTCCACGACGGCGGCGTTCCTCGACCGGCCGTCACCGACATCGCCCGGAGTCCTTCCGGCAGCATCACCATCACCGATGCGACGGGGGAGACCGCCGAGTACCCCGCCGTCGTGAACACCGCGCCGGTCTGGTTGCTGCTCAGCACCATTCGCTGCGACGAGAGCCTGTTCGACGCCCTCCACTGGAGTGCCATTGAGCGCACCCACTACATGGGGTCGAGCAAGGTGTTCGTCCTCGTCGACCGACCGTTCTGGCGCGATCGGGAGCCGCGCACCGGGCGCTACCCGATGAGCATGACGCTCACCGACCGGATGCCGCGCGGGGTGTATCTGATGGACGGTGCACTCAGCGGCACCGACTCCGAGGACGGTGGAGACGACGGTCCGGCCGTGATCTGCCTGTCGTACACGTGGACCGACGACTCGCTGAAACTTCTTCCGCTCGACGCCACCGAACGGATGGAACTGATGCTGACTTCGCTGAGCAGGATCTATCCCGATCTCGACCTCCGCAGCCGCATCATCGCGCCGCCGCTGACCGTGTCGTGGGAGACCGAACGGAACTTCATGGGCGCCTTCCGCGCCAACCTTCCGGGCCACTACCGCTACCAGGAGCGGCTGTTCACCCACTTCATGCAGGACGATTTCGAGGCGCCGCACCGCGGCATCTTCCTTGCGGGCGACGACATCTCCTGGACCGCGGGGTGGGCCGAGGGCGCGGTCCAGACCGCTCTGAATGCGGTGTGGGGCGTGATGCACCATTTGGGCGGAGCCTGTTGGCCGGACAACCCGGGTCCGGGAGACCGGTTCGCGGAGCTGCGCCCGCTCAGGTTGCCGGACTGA